In Ochotona princeps isolate mOchPri1 chromosome 22, mOchPri1.hap1, whole genome shotgun sequence, the following are encoded in one genomic region:
- the CHRNA4 gene encoding neuronal acetylcholine receptor subunit alpha-4 has product MELRGLGVPAPAPPLPLLLLLLLLGVGLLPGSGYAEPRVHAEERLLRKLFSGYNKWSRPVANISDVVLVHFGLSIAQLIDVDEKNQMMTTNVWVKQEWHDYKLRWDPRDYENVTSMRIPSELIWRPDIVLYNNADGDFAVTHLTKAHLFHDGRVQWSPPAIYKSSCSIDVTFFPFDQQNCTMKFGSWTYDKAKIDLVSMHSRVDQLDFWESGEWVIVEAVGTYNTRKYECCAEVYPDITYAFVIRRLPLFYTVNLLLPCLLLSCLTVLVFYLPSEGGEKVTLCISVLLSLTVFLLLITEIIPSTSLVIPLVGEYLLFTMVFVTLSIIVTVFVLNVHHRSPRTHCMPAWVRRVFLDLLPRLLLMQRPAAAKGSCRRLPMHGGVGGAPRPWPPETLTAELQPPHTTAASASHERPPEVEKHSPCLSPELAKARSPRVQHTPCLSEAAEAAEGGVRCRSRSVQDSSAPKDDASQTVGCPGPLAPPSSCGCTCRKELPPASPGPTIKAPPRPLLLSPALTRAVEGIQYITDHLQAEDTDSSVKQDWKYVAMVIDRIFLWVFVLVCLLGTVGLFLPPWLAGMI; this is encoded by the exons ATGGAGCTCAGGGGTCTCGGGGTGCCGGCGCCGGCGCCGCCGTTgccactgctactgctgctgctgctgctgggggtcgGCCTGCTGCCGG GGAGTGGCTATGCGGAGCCCCGGGTGCACGCAGAGGAGAGGCTGCTACGGAAGCTCTTCTCTGGTTACAATAAGTGGTCCCGGCCCGTGGCCAACATCTCTGACGTGGTCCTTGTCCACTTCGGCCTGTCCATCGCCCAGCTCATCGACGTG GACGAGAAGAACCAAATGATGACCACCAACGTGTGGGTCAAGCAG GAGTGGCATGATTATAAGCTGCGCTGGGACCCCAGAGACTATGAGAACGTCACTTCCATGCGCATCCCCTCTGAGCTCATCTGGCGGCCAGACATTGTCCTCTACAACAA CGCCGACGGGGACTTTGCGGTGACGCACCTGACCAAGGCCCACCTGTTCCACGACGGGCGGGTGCAGTGGTCGCCGCCGGCCATCTACAAGAGCTCCTGCAGCATCGACGTGACCTTCTTCCCTTTCGACCAGCAGAACTGCACCATGAAGTTTGGCTCCTGGACCTACGACAAGGCCAAGATCGACCTGGTGAGCATGCACAGCCGTGTGGACCAACTGGACTTCTGGGAGAGCGGCGAGTGGGTGATCGTGGAGGCCGTGGGGACCTACAACACACGCAAGTATGAGTGTTGCGCCGAGGTGTACCCCGACATCACCTACGCCTTCGTCATCCGCCGCCTGCCGCTGTTCTACACCGTCAacctgctgctgccctgcctgctgctgtcctGCCTCACCGTGCTGGTCTTCTACCTGCCCTCGGAGGGCGGCGAGAAGGTCACCCTCTGCATCTCCGTGCTGCTCTCGCTCACCGTCTTCCTGCTGCTCATCACGGAGATCATCCCGTCCACCTCGCTCGTCATCCCGCTCGTGGGCGAGTACCTGCTCTTCACCATGGTCTTCGTCACGCTCTCCATCATTGTCACCGTCTTCGTGCTCAACGTGCACCACCGCTCGCCACGCACACACTGCATGCCTGCCTGGGTGCGCCGCGTCTTCCTGGACCTCCTGCCCCGCCTGCTGCTCATGCAGCGCCCGGCCGCGGCCAAGGGCAGCTGCCGCCGGCTGCCCATGCACGGGGGTGTGGGTGGCGCCCCGCGACCCTGGCCGCCTGAGACCCTGACAGCGGAGCTCCAGCCTCCCCACACCACTGCCGCCTCAGCCTCCCACGAGAGGCCCCCAGAGGTTGAAAAGCAcagcccctgcctctccccagaGCTTGCCAAAGCCCGGTCCCCAAGGGTCCAGCACACACCCTGCCTCAGTGAGGCAGCCGAGGCAGCCGAGGGTGGCGTGCGGTGCCGGTCCCGCAGCGTCCAGGACTCCTCTGCCCCCAAGGATGACGCCTCCCAGACGGTAGGCTGCCCAGGACCCCTGGCCCCACCCTCCTCATGTGGTTGCACCTGCCGGAAGGAACTGCCCCCTGCATCCCCTGGCCCCACGATCAAGGCACCACCCAGACCCCTgctgctgtccccagccctgacACGGGCGGTTGAGGGCATCCAGTACATCACAGACCACCTGCAGGCGGAAGACACCGACTCCTCG GTCAAGCAGGACTGGAAGTACGTGGCCATGGTCATCGACCGCATCTTCCTGTGGGTGTTTGTGCTGGTCTGCTTGTTGGGCACTGTGGGCCTCTTCCTGCCACCCTGGCTGGCTGGAATGATCTAG